A region of the Chryseobacterium gotjawalense genome:
AACTGTCAAGCCATTTTTCAAGGTGTAAAATCTGGCATTCATGGGATCATTGGTCACGTATTTATACGTGTATCCGTTTCCTGATGCTTCTTTCCACTGAAACTGATTCTGTGCAAAAATCTGCATGGAAATCAGCAAAGCAGCAAGAACTAAAGTGAATTTTTTAAACATAGATTATATTTTATGAGATTAGACGAAATTATTTCCAAATTGTTTCAAGAATGTGTAAAATTATAGTAAAAAGTTTTTCGGAGTGACTATATTTAACAAACCTCAGGCTCAACTTTTTTCGGATTGAAAAGAATTACCTTTCAAAAAGCAATCTTTCGCCATGCTTTTCTCCAGAAACTTTTCCGTTTTCGAAAGCCAGAAATCCATTGACAAAAGTGTGCGTGATTCTGGAATGAAAAGTGGTTCCTTCAAAAGGACTCCATCCGCATTTGTATAAAATGTTTTCTTTGGAAACCGTGTAACTTTGGTTCAAATCAACCAAAACCAAATCAGCTTTATATCCTTCTTTAATAAATCCCCGCTTTTCAATCTGGAAAAGAATGGCCGGATTATGACACATCTTTTCGACGATTTTTTCTAAAGAAATTTTATCGTTTTTAAAGTTTTCGAGCATGAGATTTAAAGCGTGCTGTACCAAAGGTCCGCCGGAAGGTGCTTTTAAATATTTTTGCGATTTTTCCTCTAAAGTATGCGGCGCGTGATCGGTCGCAATCACATCAATTCTATCATCCAGAAGCGCTTCCCACAAACCGTCTTTATCTTTTTGAGTTTTTACCGCAGGATTCCATTTGATGAAATTTCCTTTGGTTTCGTAATCTTCATTAGTAAAAGTGAGATGATGAACACAAACTTCAGCCGTTATTTTTTTCTCTTTTAAAGGAATATCATTTCTAAATAGTTCGGTTTCTTTTGCCGTAGAAACATGGAAAATATGCAGTCTCGCTCCGGTTTTTTTTGCCAGCTCAACCGCTTTTGAGGAAGAAATAAAACACGCTTCTTCGCTTCGGATTAAATGATGGGCAGTTACAGGAATATCTTCGCCATATTTTTCTTTAAAGATTTCGGTATTTTTTCTGATGGTCGCTTCATCTTCGCAATGAACGGCGATCAGCATTTTCGTACTGCTGAATATCTTTTCTAAAGTTTCAGGATTATCAACCAACATATTTCCGGTGGATGAACCGAGGAATAATTTTATTCCCGCCACATTTCGCGGATTGGTTTTCAGAACTTCTTCCAAATTATCATTCGTTCCGCCCATTAAAAATGAATAATTGGCAAATGATTTTTCAGCGGCAATTTTATATTTATCTTCTAATAACTCTTGAGTTACCGCATTTGGAACGGTATTCGGCTGCTCCATAAAACTCGTAATTCCGCCCGTAATTGCGGCTCTGGATTCGCTTTCGATATCGCCTTTCCAGGTTAAACCCGGTTCGCGAAAATGCACCTGATCATCAATAATTCCCGGGAGAAGATATTTTCCAGAAGCTTCAATGATTTGATCCACGTTTTCTTCAGAAATATTTTTTCCGATTTTAGAAATCAAATCATTTTCGATGAGAATGTCACTTTCAAAAATTTGATTTTCATTGACGATTTTGGCGTTTTTAATTAAAATTTTCATTTTGCAGGAAGGGAGATTTAGTGGTTGGGGAAATTAAGATTCGTTTTCGGAAATCAGCTTCACAAATTTAATATTTAAAAACGATTAATAAATGCTTCCTCTTCATTTCAAATAAATTAAAATTATGGAAAGAATCAAAGCCACGAATTCACGAATATCTTTTATTTTATTCTTTATTCTTTATTCTTTATTCTTTATTCTTTAAATTAAAAATCGGTAATCCATTTAAACAAAGTAATATAGATTCGTGTATTCGTGGCAAAAAAACTTAATGCATTTAAGGCAATCCGAAATTTGAAATGTTTTCAGCTCAAATCTATTTAATTATATTTGCAGAAATTCATAAATTTTGTATAAAAAATTATTGGGACAAACTGCGATTTATGGTCTTAGTACTGTTATTATCAGATTATTCCCATTCATCATCAGTCCTTTTGTCACTCACGCATTTGGTCCGCAGTCATTGGCGCCGTTTATCGATTTTTATTCGGTGGCCGGAATCATCATTGTTTTGCTTTCTCACGGTATGGAAACTACGTTTTTCAGGTTTGCCGAAAAAGAGGACGATACGCAGAAATTAATTTCTACTTCTACGTTAAGTGTCGTCGGAGCCTCATTTTTATTTATGATTTTCTGTTATATTTTCCGGCAGGATTTAGCAATCGCCTTCAAAACACCAGATCAGATCAATCTTTTAACCATGATGCTTTTTGTGCTTGGTTTAGATGGACTTTCTACGATGCCATTTGTCATTTTAAGAAAAACAGGAAGGCCGAAAAAATTCGCTTTAATTAAAATTATCAATGGAATTATCAATTTTTTATTGGTTTTATTCTTCATCGTGATTTTACCAAAACTTGGCGAGAATGGAATTTTGGGCTTCAGTTATAATAAAAACTTTGGAATTGGTTATGTTTTCGTAGCAAATTTGGTTGCGAGTGCGGTTACTTTTCTTCTTCTTTTTCAGGAAATTAAAGCGGTTCGAATTGCTTCTTTCAGTTGGAATCTTTGGAAAAAAATGATGGCATATTCCTGGCCAATTACGATTGCCGGTTTAGCGGGAGTGATTAATGAAACGATGGATCGCCAGTTTTTGAAATACCTTTTACCGGACGGAACCAACACCGAACAAATGGCAATTTACGGAGCAGTTTGTAAAATCGTAACTTTCCTTACCTTGTTCCGGCAAGCGTATCTTTTGGGAATTGAACCTTTCTTTTTTTCCCATGCTAAAAATGAAAACTCAGGACAAGCTTATGCGAAACTGATGGATATGTTCGTTATTGTAAACTGCATTATTCTGCTGGCTTTGTGCGTTAATTTAGATTGGCTTGCGAAATTA
Encoded here:
- a CDS encoding lipopolysaccharide biosynthesis protein; the protein is MYKKLLGQTAIYGLSTVIIRLFPFIISPFVTHAFGPQSLAPFIDFYSVAGIIIVLLSHGMETTFFRFAEKEDDTQKLISTSTLSVVGASFLFMIFCYIFRQDLAIAFKTPDQINLLTMMLFVLGLDGLSTMPFVILRKTGRPKKFALIKIINGIINFLLVLFFIVILPKLGENGILGFSYNKNFGIGYVFVANLVASAVTFLLLFQEIKAVRIASFSWNLWKKMMAYSWPITIAGLAGVINETMDRQFLKYLLPDGTNTEQMAIYGAVCKIVTFLTLFRQAYLLGIEPFFFSHAKNENSGQAYAKLMDMFVIVNCIILLALCVNLDWLAKLYLANPAYNAGISIVPIVLIAAVFLGIYLNMSVWYKLSDKTIFGAYISVLGAAVTVAVNVYFIPSYGYWASTWGTFLSYFSMMTVSYFLGQYFYPIPYHMKKIMGYLSLSIFFSLLSYYVLGGNLLIGNSLLLVFLAIVFYVEKETLKKIRKA
- a CDS encoding dihydroorotase, whose translation is MKILIKNAKIVNENQIFESDILIENDLISKIGKNISEENVDQIIEASGKYLLPGIIDDQVHFREPGLTWKGDIESESRAAITGGITSFMEQPNTVPNAVTQELLEDKYKIAAEKSFANYSFLMGGTNDNLEEVLKTNPRNVAGIKLFLGSSTGNMLVDNPETLEKIFSSTKMLIAVHCEDEATIRKNTEIFKEKYGEDIPVTAHHLIRSEEACFISSSKAVELAKKTGARLHIFHVSTAKETELFRNDIPLKEKKITAEVCVHHLTFTNEDYETKGNFIKWNPAVKTQKDKDGLWEALLDDRIDVIATDHAPHTLEEKSQKYLKAPSGGPLVQHALNLMLENFKNDKISLEKIVEKMCHNPAILFQIEKRGFIKEGYKADLVLVDLNQSYTVSKENILYKCGWSPFEGTTFHSRITHTFVNGFLAFENGKVSGEKHGERLLFER